Proteins co-encoded in one Neodiprion lecontei isolate iyNeoLeco1 chromosome 3, iyNeoLeco1.1, whole genome shotgun sequence genomic window:
- the LOC107219860 gene encoding Fanconi anemia group D2 protein isoform X3, whose protein sequence is MFFTIETPSDVPWSGTLLRQFKFLEQIVEPNTFVVKLQELLESAQTCFQSEIISYLPDIVIDAQHHIIGEILSKLLDDNPELTEVILDCISRLTLSKDYLGRIREKCFELLQQNLKLNAVPTITRFILAESLLPETCIKALMAIRSIDMQALAGENIEECFTNQVLTVAALKRSNQVSKQIADAALTVVQRVKKDPKPLDLIMLLLNFSSNSAKKKNVETLVKNRVRSGFYRPSLLKSLYYDYKEVARDLQSVAITLASHLLKAGDRVYAEFAIEWFRLLFLSQAETVHKQQEVLAKIIKLTMAGTATSKNALAILSKMARDENERKHLQKHSHHLRTLLEEVDELDLEEVATVSDLLHGLCMSSNSTSEALQADLDIVLLKQLAASKPVTKCKGVLGALMAIKHAAAYPRTVERALQLFEQAIKAVKSCSRARALFYDQMADIIANTPDFDEKLLKETITDHFTAELSDLYLTKVTEYSGPLSVRFSLNSEAESPVDDEFGVSFGDGKDGSAVSALFRLIKACHMRGSDGDLSLIDGLLACPVFLPRDLNDPDEASLDQIFHCINWFRETISGFVTQTDSTMQRILLKRLDHLMNLQAELSMNLAMTGSHYQPPVCYFHYFPSPPFCKVEKRTGKRGNKTSLDKSGSLSEWSCWESGFDLISKNPAYFRQLDAKIAHLLDFSMEIRLTQSRPKTITIAQVCFIVKELLGMLENEASQSFMRDLVGLLPKVCSKLDQVITELRDKDDIQNRECLQLLLSLLAAIFNWKGFHNFVNNQMLREALRIVASQTDEMNTLLRSCKELVTQSCSYVESLADVATRIPVAIALVNLYEALIQHSESLASQHRGNLAKMAFGFLCLDWPEDKRNISSYRSAIKTLLKSWLNNEPDPLDTVVTLLKWLPEETEKLSKPQDSLARILSITKSTFNLLFNQIFLGLIEGVKKSLDVVKRDGERIQIWNSVATGVQRIVRICKMMEVKANWLLFLQRIPVLLRLFITSGMPVLEHNLKYHVEEVTGIVKQLQEGTRYLHVLCCHSTVTGDTTLAKYVPVAKSTLEKLVFSVKGMLVLNNSSQAFWMGNLINKDIKGQAIEMEQNTEESTTVSAGSITDMSEELLTDGTDESTDEEIE, encoded by the exons ATGTTTTTCACAAT AGAAACGCCAAGCGATGTTCCTTGGTCAGGTACATTATTAAGACAATTCAAATTCTTGGAACAGATTGTCGAACCCAACACGTTTGTCGTAAAGCTTCAAGAATTGCTGGAATCAGCTCAAACGTGTTTTCAAAGTGAAATAATATCGTACTTACCCGACATTGTCATTGATGCCCAGCATCATATTATTGGTGAAATACTCAGTAAGCTTTTAGATGACAACCCAGAATTGACAGAGGTCATACTAGATTGTATATCCCGTTTGACCCTGAGTAAAGACTATTTGGGAAGGATTAGAGAGAAGTGCTTCGAATTGCTGCAacagaatttaaaattgaatgcCGTTCCTACTATAACAAG ATTTATTTTGGCCGAGTCATTACTTCCGGAAACTTGTATAAAGGCCTTAATGGCTATTCGATCCATAGACATGCAGGCACTTGCTggtgaaaatatcgaagaaTGTTTTACCAATCAAGTTCTGACTGTTGCTGCCCTAAAAAGGTCAAATCAAGTGTCCAAGCAAATAGCTGATGCTGCATTAACTGTTGTGCAACGTGTTAAAAAGGATCCAAAACCACTGGACCTGATTATGTTGTTACTCAATTTCTCAAGTAAcagtgcaaaaaaaaagaacgttgAGACTTTGGTGAAAAATCGGGTCCGATCTGGTTTTTATAGGCCCAGCTTATTAAAATCTCTTTATTACGATTATAAAGAG GTGGCTAGAGATTTACAGTCTGTGGCAATTACTCTGGCCTCTCATCTATTAAAAGCTGGTGATCGTGTGTATGCTGAATTTGCAATTGAATGGtttcgattattatttctaaGTCAAGCCGAAACTGTTCACAAGCAACAAGAAGTCCTtgcaaaaattatcaaattaacTATGGCTGGAACGGCAACATCAAAAAATGCCCTTGCAATTCTCAGTAAGATGGCACgtgatgaaaatgaaaggaaacATTTACAAAAACATTCCCATCATCTAAGGACTCTTCTTGAAGAAGTTGATGAACTCGACTTGGAAGAGGTTGCTACTGTCAGCGATTTGTTACACGGTTTATGCATGAGTTCTAATTCAACGTCCGAAGCACTGCAAGCTGACTTGGACATTGTTCTATTGAAGCAACTGGCTGCGTCAAAACCAGT GACCAAATGCAAGGGTGTCTTAGGAGCACTAATGGCTATTAAACATGCAGCAGCATATCCAAGGACCGTAGAACGCGCATTACAATTATTTG aGCAAGCAATAAAGGCTGTGAAGAGCTGCTCCAGGGCTCGGGCTTTGTTTTATGACCAAATGGCAGATATTATTGCAAATACCCCGGACTTTGATGAAAAACTTTTGAAGGAAACTATCACGGATCATTTTACAGCTGAGTTATCTGATCTCTATCTCACAAAAGTGACAGAGTATAG TGGACCTTTGTCGGTGCGATTCTCACTTAATTCAGAAGCGGAATCACCCGTGGATGATGAATTTGGAGTGAGTTTTGGTGATGGTAAAGACGGTTCAGCAGTGTCGGCCTTATTTCGGCTCATTAAAGCTTGCCACATGAGAGGAAGTGATGGTGACCTATCATTGATTGATGGTCTATTGGCGTGCCCAGTTTTCCTACCGAGAGATCTCAATGACCCGGATGAAGCTTCACtggatcaaatttttcattgcatCAATTG GTTCAGAGAAACAATTAGTGGCTTTGTAACTCAAACAGACAGCAcaatgcaaagaattttactAAAACGGTTGGACCACTTAATGAATCTTCAAGCCGAACTAAGCATGAATTTAGCAATGACTGGATCTCACTATCAACCACCAGTATGCTATTTCCACTATTTTCCATCACCGCCGTTTTGCAAGGTCGAAAAAAGAACGGGCAAACGTGGTAATAAAACCTCTCTAGACAAATCCGGCAGTCTTTCTGAATGGTCTTGCTGGGAATCAGGTTTTGATCTAATTTCGAAGAACCCTGCTTATTTTAGACAGCTAGATGCAAAG ATAGCGCATCTTCTCGATTTTTCGATGGAAATAAGATTGACTCAAAGTAGACCAAAAACGATCACAATAGCTCAAGTATGTTTCATAGTTAAGGAACTCTTGGGAATGTTGGAAAATGAAGCTTCTCAATCGTTTATGAGAGATTTGGTTGGATTATTGCCCAAGGTATGTAGTAAGTTGGACCAGGTAATAACTGAGTTACGTGATAAAGATGATATTCAGAATAGAGAATGCTTGCAATTACTGTTGAGTCTTCTGGCTGCAATTTTCAATTGGAAAGGATTTCATAACTTTGTGAACAACCAAATGCTGAGAG aGGCATTGAGGATTGTTGCAAGTCAGACTGATGAAATGAACACGTTATTGCGATCCTGCAAAGAATTGGTAACTCAATCATGTTCATATGTCGAATCATTAGCTGACGTTGCTACGCGAATTCCTGTTGCAATTGCACTTGTTAATTTGTATGAAGCTTTGATACAACATTCAGAAAGTCTCGCTAGTCAACATAGAGGAAATTTGG CAAAAATGGCGTTTGGATTTTTGTGTCTTGATTGGCCTGAAGATAAGCGGAATATTTCATCCTATAGATCTGCCATTAAGACTCTTTTGAAAAGTTGGCTCAACAATGAACCGGATCCCTTAGACACTGTGGTAACACTGTTAAAGTGGTTGCCAGAAGAAACTGAGAAATTGTCAAAACCTCAGGACTCCTTAGCCAGAATACTCTCTATTACCAAAAGCACCTTCAATTTACtgttcaatcaaatttttttaggaCTAATCGAAGGTGTCAAGAAATCACTAGATGTAGTTAAAAG aGATGGCGAAAGAATACAAATTTGGAATTCTGTTGCAACTGGTGTGCAAAGAATTGTTCGAATTTGTAAGATGATGGAGGTCAAGGCCAATTGGCTCCTATTTTTGCAACGTATTCCCGTGTTATTGAGGTTGTTCATAACTTCTGGCATGCCAGTTCTTGAGCATAACTTAAAATATCACGTCGAAGAAGTAACGGGAATTGTAAAACAATTGCAAG AAGGAACAAGGTATCTCCACGTTCTGTGTTGCCACAGCACGGTAACAGGTGACACGACTTTAGCCAAATACGTTCCTGTTGCCAAATCAACACTTGAGAAATTAGTCTTCAGTGTAAAAGGAATGCTTGTGCTGAACAACAGTTCGCAGGCGTTTTGGATGGGGAATTTGATAAACAAAGACATAAAAGGACAAGCAATTGAAATGGAG CAGAATACTGAAGAGTCAACCACTGTGTCAGCTGGCTCCATAACAGATATGTCCGAAGAATTGCTTACGGATGGGACAGATGAAAGTACAGACGAGGAGATCGAGTGA